A genomic segment from Vicugna pacos chromosome 17, VicPac4, whole genome shotgun sequence encodes:
- the LOC102535243 gene encoding uncharacterized protein isoform X7, with translation MRRKTRNFKHKTVKDDKTLTGVSDQESEKDDPTINERIRAEKRQYVCAECGKAFSQSANLTVHERIHTGEKPYKCKECGKAFSHSSNLVVHRRIHTGLKPYTCNECGKSFSGKSHLIRHQGIHSGEKTYECKECGKAFSRSSGLISHHRVHTGEKPYTCIECGKAFSRSSNLTQHQRMHKGKKVYKCKECGKTCVSNTKIIDHQRIHTGEKPYECDECGKAFILKKTLNEHQRLHRREKPYKCNECGKAFTSNRNLIDHQRVHTGEKPYKCNECGKTFRQTSQVILHLRTHTKEKPYKCSECGKAYRYSSQLIQHQRKHNEEKEES, from the coding sequence ATGAGGAGAAAGACGAGAAACTTCAAACATAAGACTGTAAAAGACGATAAAACACTCACAGGAGTGAGTGaccaagaatctgaaaaagatgaCCCTACGATAAATGAGAGAATTCGGGCCGAAAAGAGACAGTATGTATGTGCcgagtgtgggaaagcctttagtCAGAGCGCAAACCTCACGGTACACGAGCGaatccacactggagagaagccctataagtgtaaggaatgtggaaaagccttcagTCATAGCTCCAACTTGGTTGTTCATCGGAGAATCCACACTGGACTGAAGCCCTACACATGCAATGAATGCGGGAAATCTTTCAGCGGAAAGTCACACCTCATTCGGCACCAGGGAATCCACAGTGGGGAGAAGACTTACGAATGTAAagagtgtgggaaagcctttagcCGGAGTTCCGGTCTTATTTCCCATCACAGAGTTCACACTGGCGAGAAGCCCTACACTTGTATcgagtgtgggaaagcctttagcCGTAGTTCAAACCTTACTCAACATCAGAGaatgcacaaaggaaaaaaagtttacaaatgtAAGGAGTGTGGGAAGACATGTGTTTCTAATACAAAAATTATCGAccatcagagaattcacactggGGAGAAGCCTTATGAATGTGATGAGTGTGGGAAAGCTTTCATCTTAAAGAAGACCCTTAATGAACACCAGCGACTTCATCGTAGAGAGAAACCTTACAAATGCAATGAGTGCGGGAAAGCTTTTACTTCTAATCGAAATCTGATTGATCATCAGAgagttcacactggagagaaaccctataaatgtaatgaatgtggaaaaACCTTCAGGCAGACTTCTCAAGTTATTCTACATTTGAGAACCCACACTAAGGAGAAACCCTATAAATGTAGTGAGTGTGGGAAAGCCTATCGTTACAGCTCACAGCTCATTCAGCACCAGAGGAAACATAACGAGGAGAAAGAAGAGTCATGA